A region of the Falco rusticolus isolate bFalRus1 chromosome 6, bFalRus1.pri, whole genome shotgun sequence genome:
TGCTCTCATGAGCAAACAGCAACCTGAATACACCATTAACTTCTGATTGTGCTGAATGTAATTTATTGGGCAAAGTGTTTGAATAATGCTGTTGTTGTTGAATATATTCATCAAATAATCATTTCTGGCATTCAATGAGGTCTACAGAAGGCTGGCTAATGTGTATTGAGCAACGCGTCCATTGAAAAGCATAGCACTCAGAGAATTAGTTCACCTAGATTTCAATCAGCTTTGCtaatttaattactttaaaagcagaaaaggtatCTTTGTGTagaagaaaatggggaaaaaagtaagaaaatgcaAGATCAAACTAAGTAGAGAGGAAGTGGGGAAAGCATTCAGAGTGTTAGGGGCACAAAGAGGGCAGGCAGCTTGGAGCTTGGGCAGCAGGCAAATTACAGGAAGAAGGTGCAGTATTATAGGAAATGGAGATGGAACGGTGAGAAATAACAGAAAGGACATGAGCTTGGGAATAGTATGAAGTCTGTACAAGCAAGCTGAATAATCCTCACAtgctgagaaatggaaaaacactTTCTTATTCTGATACAAAGATTGCTAATGGGAGTATTTTGCTGCACCTACaacttagctttttttttttttttttttttttttttttttacgggAAGAAAGAGACCCATAAATTGTGGCAAAAATGATAAAGCAGAGAGTAAAAGTAGAAAATCACGGAGAAGAATATAGGATCATAAAAAAGCAGAGCTGGTAACAATCCTGAGAGTTCACcctctgttgtttttgttttacaacCTAAAGCATCATTGCGgctcttttttgcttttttttaacaccaaGGATCATCTCAGTGTTAcgaggaaaagaaaaaaaaatactgccacaGTGGGTTCCATAAACAACAAGGAACGAAATTTAGCTTCAGATGTTCATTCAGTAACTGCATTTTCCCCTTATTTTCTTTGGTTCCTGATACAAGGAACCATTTTGTGGTCACTGAGTCTTTGCACTTGTTTCATGGACTACCCATGGAACAGATTTGGTTCATTCTCTGGCCCCAAGAAGGCTTGGTTGCGCTTGTACTGTTCCTGACAGTTCAGTCTGCTCTTAAACTGATGGAAGCTCCACTagcctccccaccccagcacagtgCATCTCTTCCAGTGCTCTGCTACAGAAGAAGGGGGAGCAGGAAACCTCCTGGCTACACCAAGGTGCAGTGTAACTCCATTCTAAGTCACCCAACCAAGCTGCGTGTGCACCAGCTATCCAAACCGTTGCACATCTGTGATAGGAGCTGAAAAACTATTGCTACGAGTCACTAACCTTGCAGTGCCTTTGTTTCTTGTCCAACAGTGGGAGTGCCAGTGTAAGGCGATTTCCAGGCACTTGTGAAAGAGtcaacaagagaaaacagagaagtcaTAAAAATTAGCCTAGGTATTTATTTACCAACTAACTACGGGAAGGAAAAGACTAGATGCAAGAGAGCTTACTTGGTCATTTAGCACTAGACCAGAGCTGGTTGCTTTGGCCTTTACACCTGACTTTCACATAAGcttccacagcagctggggacaaATCTCCTTCCTTTCTGGGCTTCAGGATCTTAGCTGCCAAACATtcacttctctgaaaatatcACTTCTAAACTACATCTTCAGTAGGCTTTGTAACCTTAAGCAGGCTTGGCGTTCTTTTTTATAGCCAGTGATGGCAAAATCCCATCTTGTTTTGTACTTAGGGAAACCACAAACACCACTTAATaacccagcagctgctgagtgTGATGCTTTGCCAGCTGCTAATTGCTGTGGTCTCTCCTCTGCAGCAATGAATGGGTTTTGAGAGAGGGCAGACACagttcactgttttctttgttactttGGTAAactatgtaattaaaaaaaattaaagccaaaatgacttaatttttttttgaagtcatGATGTCTGTATTTCGTCTACACAACTACTACTGCATTTCTCATCACCTTCACACCAAAGAGATAAGCCACCTCTCCCATACTCTTCCAATGTCAAcaaaaaatccctctacatCAAACGATCTTCAACATTAAGTATTACTGCTCCATTCAGGCTACTGTTGTAACATTTTCATCAACTTGTAAAAAAACTGAATTGACTAAGTCAGAAGATTTCCACTCGAACAAGTGATTGTCAATGGCCACATTACAGTTTGTAGCTCTTTAGTAGTTATAAAGTACTGTAATAACACAATGAAAATAGGATTATATCTGTGATTTATGCTGGCTGATGGGACACTTTCACGAGACTCTTATCAAGCCTGTTTGACATTAGAAAAACAACTTTTCGTTCGGTAAAACTGTTTTATAACAAGAAATGCTAACTTACCTGAGTCTCAGTGATCAGTTATAGCTGAACCCCAGCTTTCTAGTGGCATTAACAATCAACGATTCATTTCCGAGAAAGGGAGTTACTGCTCTAAGCCTTGAAAATGGAAACTGCTCGTCTCCTAGGTAATATAAACTAAACGAGTGAAACCTGATCACATCTCCTGGCACACTGTTCAAACCAGAACCATGATGTGTTTTGTATTATCAGAAAGATAGGAGGAAACTATGGCATTTGTTTAAAGTCGCAGGCTTTATCTGCATCTTTTGAGCATTCATCGGTATCAGCTCCAACGCTGCATGCTTTGTGCTTTCATGTTAGCAACTGCACAACCTGAAGGCATGCATGCTGGGGCGTCCAAAGCAGCGGACAATGATCAGTGACCTTCTATGAGACCCATGCAGCCTGTGCTCTTGCAAGCCAAGAAGTCACTTGACCAAGTCAATCATGCATGAACGTGTGCAGAAGACTCCCTGCAAAGAGCCTGTCTTTCATATGCCATTCCTACGGGAAGGACCTGGAGGATCTGGGTAGCTCCCCATTTCAGATGCTGCTTCATTACTAACTTTTGTCTCATCCAGCTTACGCTGTCTCTTCAATATTAACTTTACTGCAAtatcaaaacagcaaaaaaggcCTTCGTGATACACTTCTTGACTCATCACCCCTTTATAGTATGgcttctacattttttttcagataactTTGTCCACGTGAAAAACTTGAAACCACTGTATGGAATTATGATAACCTTCTGAAATCAGGTAACTGACCTAAGTGCCTTAACTCCCACCCTGTTTCCTCTATGACATTTTACGTCAGATTTGCGTTTTGGGTGCTCTTTAGCAAGTAAATTgtctgctaaagaaaaatattctttaggCACACATTATGCCTAACAGGCATATGTCCAGACAGGTCTTtctattaaaatttttaaattacagtgaTTTCCTCAAGTTACTGAAGCCTGTTTTTTGttactaaaatgtattttggttACTGTACATGCTAATCAATTCCCGCATTGGACTTGGGACCTAAGACACTCCCCACCAGAAAGCccataactttatttttaataactaagTAATGGAATAAGTTCATGCACTCCAAGGCTGAGCAGTTtgagtttcttctttctaaGCATTCTTCCTATGCAAGGAAGGCCACAGCAACCACAACTGAAAGCAGGTCTCCCTTTTCACCCTCCTTTTTGGAGGTGCAGTCTTAGATTAGctccagtttttctttaaacccCATTCTAAGGTATCTGGCTGTCCATTGTTGTAGTGAGCAATTTCAGTGCTGCAcatgtttttctgctcttcctttttaGTAGAAACtagctttttatttccagagGGGATGCTTTGGGTTTTGATATTATTCTGTTCCCAGTCGGAAACAATTTGCCCACTCATTAATGAAAATAGAACACAACAAAGtgccttttcccttctgtatttAATTCAGTTAAAAAGATTTATAAGCTTGATCAGTACTTGAAGAATAACAATTGCTTTAATCTTTGCCAGAAAGCATGGCCGGGTGATTGTTTGTCTCTCAGAGACACATCTGGCTAACAAGTGTTATAGAAGACATACACATAATGTTATGAAACACAGAGGAGTCACTCtaacagatttttgtttctaaaatgcATATTGCCTTAAAACTGTTCTGGCTTGTCAGTGGTAGGGTCCCAACCACTCCATGCTGCTGTgtgaaaactgctttctttcaaTTGGAATTATACAAATGAGCAATATcacctgaaaagcagaataaggGCTCTTGAGACTGACATGAGCCGAACAACAGGCGCACAGAAAGCTCTCAATGCCGCCTCTGTCTAGCTGGAgatctgtttgtttcttcttctgcattTACGTCCTTAATACAGCAATACTGTTTCACATGCCTTAGCGCAATAACGGTTCCCCTCACTGTTAGCTGTAAGGGGGAGGGAGCACTTGTAATTCATAAGTTTTGTGTTCCTTTCTCCCCCGGTTttgttcaggggaaaaaaaaaaaagtcccatttGTCAACTCTAATTAAAATACCATAAAACTCACAGTGTATTGTAAAAATCAGGCAAAGCAGGAATGCAAATACAGACTACATATTCACATATGAAAACCCTAACAAACACGTGGTGGAAGTGGCGCCTCTCACTACAAGTCATACCAGTGCTGAAGTCCCAGTGTTGAtgcaaaaagaattttttttttttttttttttttgtccacaACAGCTTTGTAACTGTGTCTCTAAAGTAGGGGTAAGATTATCAGTAGCTTGAGGCATCCTATCTTTATTTTGAACACAATGTGAAGCTCTCTTCTTGTGCAGTACTTGAAATAAGCAGGAGCTGTGAGGTGAATCAGCAAAGACGTGGAGGCGCACTGCTGCTCCCCGGACTGCATTAGGCTGGCTAGCGCATGCTAACGACGTCTGCGGGACACAGCTTCAGGTTTGCTCTGTTCTCTGCAGAGGCTCTCCTGCAGCTCAAACAATGAGGGGATGTGAGTCTCAAGAATAAGCAGAAATTGCTATTAAGTTCTGAATGGCCATGGCATACAACACAATACCAAACGCAGAATCCCAAgggaatttatttaaaagagaaataaatctcAGTAACAGCCTCAGGTCTGGAAAACGAAAGGGGTTTTTGCATGGTTACTTTTCAGGAGAGATATAGTAAGAGGGTGGGTGACTCAGAAATACCACAGATGTTTACAATTCTACCCTTTACAGAGTGTCTGCTATAAAAAGATGCCAGACAACTTTATAAGCCTTGATGGATTGAGCATTTAAACATCCTGTTGGGTCAGATGATAGCAACATAATATTCacattaaagataaaataaaatgctttcccATAGTCATAAAGCAAAACTAGAGACAGTAAGGAGTCCAGGCTTTTCTTCACTGCAGAGTTAATCTGTTTAGCACCTGCTCAATGTATGCCAAGTACCACCATTCATGTCAAACCCCATTTCTAAgtccttctctgcttctctttctaCACATAAAGCCTTATCCCACAACTCTTGatatgaagaatattttctttccagccaaTGGTGTTCTTTTAACTGCGTATGATTTCGTCCCCCACTAATGATGTCTGGGACTTACTTGTCCTTTGTAAAAAAGATGGGAACTGCTAGAGAACTAGCAGCAGTCCTTGCCGTCCTTATCAGGCAAATGTGTTCTGGCATAAATCCATCCTATTGCGACCTGGAAAATACTGTCACAACCCTGGCTGACTTTGGGTCAGAAGTTTTATCTTGCATGGATGGGGTCAGGTAATGACAGTAACTGCTTGGGAAGGGGTGCATGGGCTGGTAAGCAAGGGCACTTCTCAGTCTAATGATGTAAATCTTTTACATTCCCATATACAAGGTGTCAGTTACTTGGGAGCTGTATGCAGGTCTCCTACAGTACTGTAAAAACTCCCCCTTCCCTCAAGAAAACCAAGCTACCTTCCCAAAAACCAAGGCTCATGCAAAAACCTTTTACCAGCTTCTTTCAATTacacaaacatgaaaacaaatgcGAGCAGCAACCTTCACTCAGACGTGACTTTCTACTCCATAGTTTCCAAACAAAATCAGCTGTGTGGCATATGCTGCCAAAACAATAGCTACCAGATTAGCAGATGGTATGTCGTGAATGAAATGTTGACACAAAACCCAGATATACCACTCAATCCTCTCTTGACACCAAAATTTATTTCCCTACTATTTTTCTCACTTCGTGATATTTACACacggcaaaaaaaaaaatacaattctttATATACTCCATCTGGATTTAGAAGGGACAAGCTAACCTGCAATATCCTATTaatctgtcattttttaaaaaatgcagtttgattactgcaaaagaaaatggagcAAGTGGTTCTGAGAGTCTGTATATCTCTGTCCCCCTCTGCCTCCATGGCTGCAATAACCAGGCACCCCACCGAAGTCCCCTCGTATGCCCTGCGGACACAGGTAAGTGCGTGCCAGGGCACTGGGGTTACTGAGCCTGAAATACCCGTGTGCTGACCCCCGGCCTGCTGCAGCCAAGCCCCGCTAACGTCACCGCTCTCGTCTCAGCTCTGCCTACCTGATACCTAGCAGAGCACCACCGTGGGTCTCTCCCTACCCTCCAGGTATTGGCTTTTCTAAAAAGTTAAATTTCTACCCTATGTGGCTGAAACTGCCCGATGGCATCAAGGTCAGCAGGGACAGCCAGGGAGGCTCGAGCAGGCAGACGCGATCGCACGGGCTTCCTTTCCTCCGGGCTCCAGgcaattacattaattttactgtttaCAAATAATAGAAACCAAAAcgctgctgcaaagcagcatttacGTAACCAGGAGTTTCCAGACGCCTGAGACCTTGAGTTCAGATCTAAATACCAGAAATCGGGTGCTGAAATCGTAGCGTATTTCCCTGCTGAGGTGGCCgcgccgcagcccggcccggcccggcccggcacACCGCTCCCGGGGCCAGCAGGCCGGGGTCCCCCCGCTCCCCTTTCTACATTCCCACACGTGAGCCACAAGTGCCGCCGGCCCCTTTACCCAGGTCGGCGCTGGCCGGACGAGCCACTCGTGGCACAGCCGCGGGGCGCCTGCGGGCCACCGCCAGCGACCGCCCGCCACAGGGCCACCGCCTGCGCCGCGGGGCGCTGGGCCGGCCGCGCCTGCTcgggcgctgcggggcggcTCTGAGGTGAGGCGCTCCGgccccccgcaccgcccccTCATTACGCGGAGCTCTGAGGTGAGGTGAGGGGACCCcaccgccccggcccggggggggcACCTCGCCCCGCCGTTCGGAGGGGACGGGACGGGGCCCGGGCGCTCTCCCGCCCTtcccgccccgcgccgccagcccctcccgcccgcgccgccggccTCCGCCCAGGAGGGGGCGCACAGCGCAGGCCCGGCCTGTCCCGCCCCCCGCGGGGGGCCCGGTGCCGGCGCGGGGTGAgtggcggcgcggggcggggggcgcgggcgcgCGCGGCCGTTCGCGGTACCCGCCGCCTCCTGAGGCGTGGCGGCGGCCGGGCCTTGCTCGTTATGTCCCGGGCGTCCCCGCTGGGCATTTCCTCTGGGAAACTCCCCACCTCGTCCCCGGCTTAAAGCCAGTAGCGGCGTCGGGAGCTGGCCGGCCGCCCCGGGGGAGGTTGCTGCCCTTGCCCTCGCCGCCCCGGCGGTGTGTTGCTGCTCGGTGGCCGGTGCGGGGAAGCTGCTGGGGCCTCGGGTATAGGCTGGTGACGTGCCAccctgtgcctggcagcaccTTGTTCCCGTGGGGTCGCCTTCAGCTGCCCTGGCCTCCCTGCTGTGCCCGGGGCCGTGCCCGGGGGAGGCCCGTGGCGAGTGCTGGGCCGGGTTTGGGAGCCCTGGAGCCGGCGGGACAGGGGGTCCTTAGCACCGCGTCTCCTCAGCCCCTCATAACCGGGGTTAACCGCCGGTCTGTGTTGGGCACCTCTGTGTCTTGCAGTGAGTGTAAAAGTGAGACCTGAATCCCAGGGTGTCGGGGTAGGTGGGTAGAGCAGCAGCACTACAGCTGGGTGTGGGCTGGCCTGGCCTGTCACATGTGAggtttagaaaaatgaaataatgttcCCTGGCATTGTCTTTTTCGCCAGTAGTCTGAAGACTGCTGCTCGGTGCACAGGTAGCTAAAGTGCTAGTCAAAGGCAAGTGAAAAAGCCCAAGCCCGTTATCAGGAGACTTAGATTTGCTGTGTCCGGTCCATGAGATTATTTGTAAGTGATATCTCAGCTCTTTGTTGCATCTCCAAAAGTTAGTTTTAGCATGCACAAAACTGACAAGATTGAAAATTGCTGTGCTTAAACTGGGAATATTAGGTAACACAAAAGGCAATCAATATATACACAAACTAAAACTCAGGCTGTAAGAAGACAAGCTGAGTGAAAACTTGTACCCACTGAATGTAgttctttcaggtttttaggaaaaatgacacctatttttcattctgttcttaGGAAGTATTCAACATCAATTAAAATGTCTTCTACCAAACCTCCAAACGAAAATGAAACACCCAAAGAGAGGAAACCAGGACTGAGGAGTGTTCAAACAACTATGCTGTTCCGAGCAGTGAACCCAGAGCTTTTCATTAAACCTGTAAGAGGCTCATTctgagagaaacaaaatatgCTTGGAGTGACAtagttgctttaaaataatcattGCAATTCTGTGTGCATTATGTAACCATCTCTCGTTATACAAACCAGTCgtaactaaaaatatttttactttttttttccccactgttcGTTAAGAGCTCAGAACATTACATGGTTTAATCTggcttttatttcacttttatatTGTCTGATTCTCTTCTGCCTAGCCAAGTTGCTTTCAGAAAGACTGTTTACAGGCATATTACCCATGTAATTTGACAGGTTAAGTAATAGGagtccttttttttattttttataattaaatttgtAATATATTactataaatatatagaaatatattataaattaaatttaatatttgaaaGACAACAAAATGCAAGGGTTTTTATGTGAAAGGAGGGGATTTTTGGTAGCTTTTcaatattttggggttttctttttcttgcttttataaTTAAGTCAATGATACTCAGCTTTTATTTACACTTGCAGAACCCAGCAGGAGCGGATGAAATTTTGTGCATATAATAAAAGTAGATTTTGTGATAGTAATACATAATCTGTTTTAGTAATATAATCAAGGTTGCTTGGCAGAAGCAGAATGCATTGCCCTAGCAGAATATCCAGAAGAATTCTGTTAGAAGTTTGCAGTAGTTACCGTCGGTAATTGGTTTTGGCCTGTTCATTCGTGCTCAAGCAGCATTTGTGACCAGCAGAAGACAAGAGCACTGGGCAATGTGATGTTCTGTCTCCAGAAAGGGTCTTCTCTTTCCAAGGGAATTCCTTTTGCCATCAGGAAATCAAGTCTCCCCTCTTGTGgcttttcaaagtaatttggATCAGTCTAGAAGAAGGCAATGTGCAGATCTCACAGTAGTTTACGGTTCACTTTCTAAGCTAAGATAGGAAAATGTAAAGTTtgtgttgaaagaaaaatgttttgactaaaaatatgtgggttttttttcttgtcagaaCAAGCCTGTGATGGCATTTGGACTCATAGCAATTACCCTCTGCGTGGCCTACCTTGGTTATTTGCATGCAACTGTAGAGAATAAAAAGGACCTCTATGAAGCAATTGACAGTGAGGGGTCCAGGCATGTGAGGAGGAAAACTTCCAAGTGGGACTGAGGACTTAAAGGAAGGAAGTCAACAAATCAGTCGCCGAACTTTTCAAGGCAACactattttttctctgtctaTTGAAAGAATGTCTTTCTTGCTATTTAATCCAATTTAAGATCCTTTATAAAATGCTGTGCGCATACAAATAAATTGCAATTGAGATACATATGAACATAAAAGTGCTTTTAAGAATTGTTGTCTGTGATCTCCACAATATGTCAGAAGACAGGAAATTACCTCAGATGTGCAGTCAAGACTGCTAAGTGCCTTAGAAATTTATGTGATAATTCAGCTCACTTCTCTCTTTGCTTTGATTAAGTGAAAACGGgttagtcttttattttttaaacagaaagcataATGAATTGTGTGTGAAAAGGATAAGTTGATCTCTTTATCTGTTGAAAGTTGATAATTAACAATGGTCCAAGTAAAAGAAACTCCAGAATATGTGGTGGGAAGGCGCATACCAGGTGGTTCCACCACAGGACCTTATTAATGTTCTGGTTACATTTTTGCACTCAGTTCCTCAGATTTACAACCCCATCAAAGGCTCCCAAGAGACTTGTTTGTTAACCCTCTTCTGGCCAAGGTGGCTTCTGTCAGGCCAGGGAAGAAAGAACATGCAGGGACATCTGCTTTGCCACTCTGGGaattgctttgggttttgttatcGAAAGATTTTGTTATTGAAGATAAAAAAGGTGACTGATTGCCTTGAGAAACAGCAGTTATTCTATGGGATTTCTCTGTATCTCCCTCTAAATCCTTTGCTTTGAACCTGTGATTTTCCTCCTGTTAGTGTTTTGTAGTTGTATCCTAATGTAGTATCTTAAATTCAGCTGGGCCTTACTTAGCTGCCTCCTTCCCGAGAAGGGAAATGAGCTCTACCTTTGataaagctataaaaaaataacatttttacagCCTTTAAAAGCATATTCCCCTCTGTGAGCCTAGCTGCCTCACAACAGCAAGGTCTTGGGCGAATCCAAAAACCTGCCTTTTGGTTGGTGAAAGAATTTCTGGGTGAATTGATCAAATATTCGTAACTATCACATACTGTGCATATCCTGTAGAATATGTTTTGTTTGATAGGATGTGATGGATCTTTAGAAttaatctgttcttttaaaaatgttctgttgcCTTAAAGGGGAATGGAGTAATTTAGCAGGAAAtacccaccccctccctgccttccaACATTCCTCACCGAGGTGAGAGGTTGGGTGCAGCTAGGTTTAAATTCTAGGTGATGTCCAATTTACCACCTCCTCCAAGCAATTTCACAACAGGGTCACACAGGATTTTAGCTCTCTTCAGTTTATTAAAGTGTACAAATCTTGCATGTTTGCATGAATTTGACTAAACTATTCCAAAATCAGGAAGCATTTTAACCTGTTTTTCTGCAGGCTTTTAAAGTACACACTTTGATCCTTATACCTGCAGGTGATTGGAAGTGAGAGAGCCCAGTCTCACTTTTTCATATACTTGGGAATAATACAGGATTTGGGTTcttaaaattttgaattatttttgtgaagtgAGTATGTATCTGGAAGTCACTGGGGGAAagggggtatgtgtgtgtgtgtgtgtgcgtgtggaAGGTAAAGGTGTGGGACTGACCTGGGCAGGGTGGAGGTGATGTGCATGCCAGCGGCACTTCATAGAAAGGCTGTCTGAGATAGGGCCTCTTACCTGTTGGCTGAAGTCCTGTTAACCAGGTTAATTAACAAGTGCCCAGTCTGAAGGCAGAGTGAGTATTTAAACTTGTCTTTACTATTAAGGAGCTTCTTCGTACTTACTTGTGGCAGCTGCTGTACAAGTAACTCTCTTAATGCTACAAAAATTATGTATGAAAAGGAGATAAAGCAGTGCAAATACAGAGGAGAATGTAGTAAATTAATGGGTGTTATAGTATCATTACTGgcatttgctgtttttaagtatttgatTTATGTCATAAAAACTATGTGTGTAGGGGGggtaaaggggaaaaaacctaccCAAACAAAACTATATCAGTAACAAAATTTGTTCACTCGGCTCTGAAAGCACAGCTCCCCTTCTGCATCTGGAGAAACGGCAGCaatacaatttcttttgttctgcttttctcaaTTTTATCTTCAATATAGTAATAATTATCTGCAGTGGGTGGTAGCTGGCTTGACAGGAGCTGTGagtcaaaattatttcctggGCAGAGTTTTTTGCCAATTGCTTACTATCTGTACTGGCTTTCACATCTTCACCAATAACAGGAACAAAATGCTAGGATTCAGGTATCTGGAACAGTAGCTATTTTACTGCTCCTAAAATCTCCTTAGACTACATGGTTTGAATAGGAATTGTTGAcatttaacaacaacaaaacattaaaaaggcaaagcCTGCTGTGATACCACTTAACTGTTAGGAGGGAAAGTTAGTTCTTTGTGAGCaaggccagccctgcccagtACCAGTTGCTGCGTAGGGAGCTGCATTAAGGCTGGAAGGGGTCCCTTCATACAGCCCTCCCTCATCATCTGCCTGCAGCATGTTACTGAGTTGTCAGCATGTGTGAGCTTGAAGGCAAAAGTTTTGGCTAACGGTAAAAAGTAATGGTc
Encoded here:
- the SMIM8 gene encoding small integral membrane protein 8; the protein is MSSTKPPNENETPKERKPGLRSVQTTMLFRAVNPELFIKPNKPVMAFGLIAITLCVAYLGYLHATVENKKDLYEAIDSEGSRHVRRKTSKWD